In Emcibacter sp. SYSU 3D8, one DNA window encodes the following:
- a CDS encoding D-alanyl-D-alanine carboxypeptidase has product MRGNAFGRRFAQKLIKLHVLVLASLLMVGVASAPPAEARTHKSKEAKSKKGSTFTIGTGAIIINEATGEVLYARNADKKLYPASMTKVMTLYLTFEALENGTLTLDSKLPVSRAAASRPPSKLGLTVGSSISVEDAILALVTRSANDAAAVLAEGLGGTEADFGYLMTAKARELGMKNTIYRNASGLPDKQQVSTPRDQALLGVAIHRNFPEYYAYFSTRSFTYKGVTHTSHNRFALNYKGADGIKTGFIGMSGFNLLAAAQRDGTRLVGVVFGGSTAASRDRYMGEIMDASFARAKGNDLPGVEYVKDDDAGTKSLAAVKPEPLVMKVKVAGFPQETAPKAKVVTMTTLDDQLAPTDKPVVMPASLAMPAPRASQADAGAMRPVEASATSVTSAALETGESDAEAATLPQGWAVQVGAFSKRDAARDFAQKVIGRLSDTLEHVTASVSTAGGKKTLYRSRLVGFASRSEAQDACTMLKRGKVSCIIVAPGTATASLD; this is encoded by the coding sequence ATGCGGGGCAATGCATTCGGACGGCGCTTTGCGCAAAAGCTGATCAAGTTACACGTACTGGTACTGGCCTCTCTGTTGATGGTCGGTGTCGCCTCTGCGCCCCCCGCCGAAGCCCGCACGCACAAGTCCAAGGAAGCCAAATCGAAGAAGGGCTCGACCTTCACGATCGGCACGGGCGCCATCATCATCAATGAGGCGACCGGCGAAGTTCTCTACGCGCGCAATGCCGACAAGAAGCTGTATCCGGCATCGATGACCAAGGTCATGACGCTGTACCTCACGTTCGAGGCGCTGGAAAACGGCACCTTGACGCTCGACAGCAAGCTGCCGGTATCTCGCGCGGCGGCATCCCGCCCGCCCAGCAAGCTGGGGCTGACGGTGGGCTCGAGCATTTCCGTCGAGGACGCGATCCTGGCGCTCGTCACCCGGTCGGCGAACGATGCCGCGGCGGTGCTGGCGGAAGGCCTGGGCGGCACCGAGGCCGATTTCGGCTACCTGATGACGGCCAAGGCCCGCGAACTGGGCATGAAGAACACCATATACCGCAATGCCTCGGGCCTGCCCGACAAGCAACAGGTGTCGACACCGCGAGACCAGGCGCTGCTCGGCGTCGCGATCCACCGCAATTTCCCGGAATATTACGCCTACTTCTCGACCCGCAGCTTCACCTACAAGGGCGTGACCCATACCTCGCACAATCGCTTTGCCCTGAATTACAAGGGTGCGGACGGCATCAAGACCGGCTTCATCGGCATGTCCGGCTTCAATCTGCTGGCGGCCGCCCAGCGCGACGGAACCCGACTTGTCGGCGTGGTCTTCGGCGGCTCGACCGCCGCGTCGCGCGACCGCTATATGGGCGAGATCATGGATGCCAGCTTTGCCCGGGCCAAGGGGAACGATCTGCCGGGCGTGGAATATGTCAAGGATGACGACGCAGGCACCAAGTCGCTTGCCGCCGTCAAGCCGGAGCCACTGGTCATGAAGGTGAAGGTGGCCGGCTTCCCGCAGGAAACGGCGCCCAAGGCGAAGGTCGTCACCATGACGACGCTCGACGATCAGCTTGCCCCGACCGACAAGCCCGTCGTGATGCCGGCATCGCTGGCCATGCCGGCGCCGCGCGCCAGCCAGGCCGATGCCGGCGCAATGAGGCCGGTGGAAGCATCGGCCACATCGGTTACCTCGGCGGCCCTCGAAACCGGCGAAAGCGATGCCGAAGCTGCGACGTTGCCGCAGGGCTGGGCGGTGCAGGTCGGTGCGTTCAGCAAGCGCGATGCCGCCCGCGATTTCGCCCAGAAGGTCATTGGCAGGCTGTCGGATACGCTTGAGCATGTCACTGCCTCGGTCAGCACGGCCGGCGGCAAGAAGACGCTGTATCGCTCGCGCCTGGTGGGTTTCGCCAGCCGCAGCGAGGCGCAGGATGCGTGCACGATGCTCAAGCGTGGCAAGGTCAGCTGCATCATCGTCGCGCCGGGCACGGCCACGGCCAGCCTCGACTAG
- a CDS encoding nuclear transport factor 2 family protein has translation MTIDDLLDIEKIKTTRHLYSHYYDGGEVDKLAALFTEDAVCEFGANYGGDWVGRKAIHENYRNFMSRYGGIFNVMHAVTNPWIMLKGPDRAIGRWYLLDLRTAEGTEDPLILFGIYDDEYRKSGDNWLIHRTRIHFLWPDRDVHPFRE, from the coding sequence ATGACGATCGACGACCTGCTGGATATCGAGAAGATCAAGACGACGCGCCACCTCTACTCACACTATTATGACGGCGGCGAGGTCGACAAACTCGCGGCGCTGTTCACCGAGGACGCCGTCTGCGAATTCGGAGCCAATTACGGCGGCGACTGGGTCGGCCGTAAGGCAATTCACGAGAATTACCGGAATTTCATGTCCCGCTATGGCGGCATCTTCAACGTGATGCATGCTGTCACCAATCCCTGGATCATGCTCAAGGGACCCGACCGGGCGATCGGCCGCTGGTATCTGCTCGACTTGCGGACCGCCGAGGGCACCGAGGACCCGTTGATCCTGTTCGGGATCTACGATGACGAATATCGCAAATCCGGGGACAACTGGCTGATCCATCGCACCCGGATCCATTTTCTGTGGCCTGACCGGGACGTCCACCCGTTCCGCGAATAG
- a CDS encoding CoA pyrophosphatase, with amino-acid sequence MPYDFHDVLRGTVTTNLGSFPHEFIDGEGMRHAAVALTIVAGDTPEDGASMLLTRRTSRLNKHAGQWALPGGRIDQGEDPLRAALREMHEEVNLMLDDSHLLGRLDDISSRSGYVISPFVFWADDLSSMAPNPDEVASIHRIPLRLFEGADSVQFIDVEGQTEKLLRLQLGDTRIHSPTGAFLLQLWEVGVNGRHTRVKQHLHPDWSK; translated from the coding sequence ATGCCTTATGATTTCCACGATGTGCTGCGCGGCACGGTCACCACCAATCTGGGCAGCTTTCCCCACGAATTTATCGATGGCGAGGGCATGCGCCATGCGGCCGTCGCCCTTACCATCGTGGCAGGCGACACGCCGGAGGACGGCGCGTCCATGCTGCTGACCCGGCGCACGTCCAGGCTGAACAAGCATGCCGGCCAGTGGGCGCTGCCGGGCGGACGCATCGACCAGGGTGAGGATCCATTGCGCGCCGCGCTCCGGGAGATGCACGAGGAAGTCAACCTGATGCTTGATGACAGCCACCTCCTGGGCCGCCTCGACGACATCTCGTCGCGCTCGGGTTACGTGATCTCGCCTTTTGTTTTCTGGGCCGACGACCTCTCGTCGATGGCGCCCAATCCTGACGAGGTGGCGTCGATCCACCGCATACCGCTGCGCCTGTTCGAGGGCGCCGATTCCGTCCAGTTCATCGACGTCGAGGGACAGACCGAAAAGCTGCTGCGTCTGCAACTGGGCGACACCCGCATCCACTCGCCAACCGGCGCATTCCTGCTGCAGCTTTGGGAGGTCGGCGTCAACGGCCGGCATACGCGCGTCAAGCAGCACCTGCATCCCGACTGGTCCAAGTAA
- a CDS encoding DUF2238 domain-containing protein — MGHRGYLTILGVLFTILFVTLAIHPVDRAGWMLENALVGGFLLAALLIHRHFAFSRLSATLIFVFLCLHEVGSHYTYSLVPYDAWFTAVTGGSFNELVGWERNNYDRVVHFSYGLLLAYPLREMFLRVVDVRGFWGYFLPLDVMMSTSMLYELVEWAAAAAFGGELGMAYLGTQGDVWDAHKDMALASAGALVAMGITVAVNLALQRDFASEWAESFRVKNNQPVGEAAFIGLWRRRRTD, encoded by the coding sequence TTGGGACATCGCGGCTATCTGACCATTCTCGGTGTCCTGTTCACGATCCTGTTCGTGACGCTGGCGATCCATCCCGTCGATCGCGCCGGCTGGATGCTGGAAAATGCGCTGGTCGGCGGTTTCCTGCTGGCCGCGTTGCTGATCCACCGCCATTTCGCCTTTTCCCGGCTGTCGGCGACGCTGATCTTCGTCTTCCTCTGCCTGCATGAGGTCGGATCGCACTACACCTATTCCCTGGTTCCCTATGACGCATGGTTCACGGCTGTGACCGGCGGCAGCTTCAACGAACTGGTGGGCTGGGAGCGCAACAACTACGACCGCGTCGTGCATTTCAGCTACGGCCTGCTGCTGGCCTATCCCTTGCGGGAGATGTTCCTGCGCGTGGTCGATGTCAGGGGATTCTGGGGCTATTTCCTGCCGCTCGACGTGATGATGTCCACATCCATGCTCTACGAGTTGGTCGAATGGGCAGCCGCCGCAGCGTTCGGCGGCGAACTCGGCATGGCCTATCTGGGTACCCAGGGCGACGTCTGGGACGCCCACAAGGACATGGCGCTGGCCAGCGCCGGCGCACTCGTCGCTATGGGGATCACGGTGGCCGTCAATCTGGCGCTGCAGCGCGATTTCGCGTCGGAATGGGCGGAGAGTTTCCGCGTCAAGAACAACCAGCCGGTTGGCGAGGCCGCCTTCATCGGATTGTGGCGCCGCCGCCGGACGGATTGA
- a CDS encoding TraR/DksA family transcriptional regulator, whose protein sequence is MKNHQQIADALNARMAQLSQRVERLEEDLRQPLDPDFAEQATGMESSEANEALEGASFAEMAQIRAALGRIDDGTYGVCVSCGETIAPARLEALPYAQQCIDCARGS, encoded by the coding sequence ATGAAGAACCACCAGCAGATCGCGGACGCCCTCAACGCGCGCATGGCGCAATTGTCCCAGCGCGTCGAACGGCTCGAGGAAGATCTTCGCCAGCCGCTGGATCCGGATTTCGCCGAACAGGCCACCGGCATGGAATCCAGCGAGGCAAACGAAGCGCTCGAGGGCGCGAGTTTTGCCGAAATGGCGCAGATCCGGGCAGCCCTGGGCCGCATCGACGACGGCACCTACGGCGTTTGCGTCAGCTGCGGCGAAACCATCGCACCAGCGCGGCTGGAGGCCCTGCCCTATGCCCAGCAATGCATCGATTGCGCTCGCGGCAGCTGA